Sequence from the Polypterus senegalus isolate Bchr_013 chromosome 3, ASM1683550v1, whole genome shotgun sequence genome:
CTAACACACCTAAAGCCCACCTAAACTACATCTGCAGATTTCCATGTGgtgattttaaattctgtattacattaaataattatACTTGCAAATCTCTTTACTTCAGtacactttaatatttttcttctgttctaGTTATCTAATGCAGTTTCAATGAAGTGTCTCATTAAGTCCCCCCAACAGCAGGAACAATTTTCCTAATGTATAGTTGTTCTCTTTGTTTCCACCGACTCTCCACTCACAAACCGGCCATGTGACAGCTCCTCTCAACTATCAGCTGCGGATTGGTTCAAGTGCGAAAAACATCTATAAATAGCGCTGTTATCTCCAAGTCACGATGGTAAAGCAGGTTTAACAGCTTTTACTTGAAACCAGATAAAACGCCTACACACAGAGAGCAGATAACTGCAGCCGCATGCTGTCCCTCCTTCCAGCCTCGATGTGCTCGTTAACAGAATGGAGACATACGTACCTTGTTATCAATTCGATCTCCTTCTCTTTGCAGCAGCAATACAATCTGGTCAATCAGAAAGGCGTCtgcaataattaaaatttaatattaaaattcctGAAATTAATCAACGCGTTTTAAATGCATagatgttgttttattattatttcgtATGGGCTAATGTTTCTTTGCATTAAGAATGACCTTATCACAGTTTTAAACTcacgagattttttttttgcttgcaggTCTTTAAAATCCTTTTGGCGAAACAAGCATCCATCTCGGATTTCTTTTCAAATGAAGTTCGGAAACTAACTTCCGATGTTAGGTTGCAAGCGCACAAACAATGTCAGCTTTCCGATAGGctacacaacaaaacagttaAAAGATGCGGAGGCAGAACACGTCCACCACAAATAGAGTATATAGAGCCCATCAAATAATTCGTGCATCCCAGAAACCCTACCATGTGCGCACGCGAACTGCAGTCAGGGAAATGATTGACGCGAGAGAAAGAAAAGGGGGTGGTACCCTGAATGGAGGAGCGGGAAATGGGGGCGGGGATTTCTGAATGGTTCGCGGAACGACGGGAATGTGTGGTATAGAAGGGTGAGGTACGAGTGCGGTAGTAGGGAGGATTACGTTTAAAAAtcggaagtttttttttttttttgtattttagtgcATCCACCGGGGTCCAACAATCAGAGGtttatatgtaattttaaataattccAGTTCAGTGTTCTTCGTTGTTGTTTTACATTCGTGTATTCTTcttataatgttaacattaaacTTTTCTGCAATTACCTCTTTGCCCTTTTACATCTTCCTTCCGTATCTATTACAGGGAGGTCGCTACAGTAGTGTTCTTCCTGTCTGATGCTCGATTTTGAATAAAATCTCCATTTGAGCATGAGCTGGATTATGTTTAGATAATAAATTGATTTTTCTAgagcattttaaaatgatgttggGTTGTCTTGTATATTCTGCCTTATTAAAATCCTTAATGCCTTGGCTAATCCGCTCTGGTATGTATACAACTCATTACCTAGCCATGCACTGGCAAAACACCTGGCATACCGGAATACACATTCATTACAACTGGTTTAAAACTTACCGGAATGGGCTGGTTTTCCGTCAGCCTCGACATCGTTGGCTATAAAGCTTTCAGCTTCAAACACATCGTCTGCCTGAACATTAATCGATTCCCGAGCTTTGACAATTCTCACCATCTCCTCCGATAGCTTCTCGTAGTAAGACTCTCCTGGTAGCACATTCCGAACTAAAGAGAGTGAAACCAGAAATTAAATTTATATCTCACTTAACATTTGACCTatagtttttattaattaaaaaaagaaagtgtgataTTCAGATTCACACTTAAACTAGCAAGCTGTTATTCAACTTCATAAGTCAGATTTCTTTCTGTGCTTTTTCCCTGATGTGCACTTGTTTGAGCTTCTTCTCGTCAGTTAAGGCCAAACATTTCAGTGTGTAGTGCAGTGACTTCAGCCGTTTTTCCACTTGTTCCGTTGGTTGGCAAGTAGCCGACCACAAAATAAGGTTTTCAATTCTGCTAATTTTTTACCCTGAGCAGCACTTGTCCTTTAccagttttattttgtgtttgtactcACTGTGTGAAtatattaggaacacctgtacacctgcttatccatgaaATTAGAGATTCAGCCAATAATGTGGTAGCAGTGCAGTGAATAAAagcatgcagatacaggtcaggagcttcagttaatgtgcACATCAAAACACCAGAATGGTGAAAAAAAAAGTGACCTCAGTGATGAAAAGTTACTCTTCTCTGTCCGCTCTTTTAGAATATCACTGAAGAGCGAGCAGTCAGGAAATGAGACATTTTAAATGAGAAGGATCCAAATCAGGGAAGGGCTACATAATAGGTATAAACAAATCTGAGCTCGATTAGAgtctgttttggaaaaaaaaaaactgtgtgttCACTCATCCACACTACAATGCTGAGGCTTCATTTTCAGAGCTATACATTTCTGTGGAGAGCGTTTTTAGAAGTCTCCATTTCTGGGGGTTGAAAACTCTGGGTTTGTGCGGTCAAATGATGAAAATAAAGAATagtgtttgcatttttaaatgaaaacctaaTAGTGTGAATGGGGCCTGAGCCACCACTATGGGCTGCTTGCCTTCTGCCTGCTATATTATTAAAATGGCATCAAATCCAAATATCATTAGACATATATAGTATTCTAAATTTgcatagaaagaagaaaaaaaaaaaaagggggtcttACCTGGCGGTTTGACAGGTGTGCCGCGCAAAGCAAGGAAGGATGGCCTTTTAATAGGCTTGGCCTTGTTTTCATCATGCTTTTTATCCTTAACCTGAGCATTGTTCCCATCCTGTCTCTTATCCTTAAAGGAAAATGTCTTTTTGAGGCTTCTCTTTCTTTCAGGCTTTGCCACTTGAGGTTTCAAGGGCTGGTAATATTCTTCAGAGAGCTGCCGTGAAACGGGGAGGCAGCCAGATGGAGCCTGTGGAGTGTTCAGGGGAGCAGAGACGGGCTTTTCTTCCAATTCCGATTCCTTCTCATCACCCCCCTTCCTCCAGAATAAGCTAATGAAGTTCTTAAAAAGGGATGatgtttttttgcccttttttatgGATTTTCTTTGCATTCGTTCAAACTCTGCCGAATTCTCCGCTTTGGTCTCCGCCTCAGCAGTGCTGACAGAGTGCACAGAATCGGTGGACATGTGGTGTTTCTCCTCAAGCACAGGTCTCAGGTGCTCAGTGGTGTCACTGACTGATCTCTTCACCGTTTTCTTTCCAACGGTTTCATTCTTAGACCTTCCTCTGCCCAGTGACCTCACAGTTTCTCGAGTGCCTTCGTTCATGCTTAGGCTGCGTTTGACGTACACTTCCAGTACTTTCTGGGCATCTTTTCGAGCAATTGAGAGCAACTGGGGTTCCACAGGAGTGGTCGCCATTGTGGTGTGTGTTTTAGGCCTAAAGAGAGAATACAAATTTTAATATTCCAGTTAAAAAAAGAGCCCCTTTGTTATTTAGAACAttatacaggagaaagtagggtgaaatgacaccttttattggcaaactaaatagattacaaaaaaaaaaaaaagtcaccctACTTTCTCCCGACACGGtgcaacactctactgctattgaTATACCAGACACCACATGGAACTGAAAACCCGATGGAAGAAACTAGCCCACGTGGACAGCGATGTCTTCTTCTTGACCAAATGCAAAAAAGGAAAACCTCATTCCTAAAGGCCTCTTGATACAAAATCCAACCATACCCACTTAAAACAGCTGATTTGCAGACCAGCTATGCATCAGAAGCTCAGAGAGGCTATGaaacccatccatccaacccactatatcctaactacagggtcatggggtctgctggagccaatcccagccaacacaaggcataAGGAAGGtagaaatcccaggcagggtgccagcccaacgcagggcacacacacaccaagcacaatttaggctcgccaatgcacctaacctgcatgtctttggactgtgggaggaaacccacacagacacggggagaacatgcagactccacgcagggaggacccgggaagcaaacccgggtctccttactgcaaggcagcggcgctaccactgcgccaccatgctgccccatattcaaacaacaataacaaaacaacattGACACAGAAACTACCTATATTTTTAATAGTCTCAAAACCAACTGGATTAATAATCATTAAGAGGTTATCAAGCTTATTCCCAAAAAACAGACATATTGCAGCTCACCTACTTTATCTCACCTGGGGCTATGGACTTCCATTTTCGTCTATTGTGGTGATCACTCTAAGTCTTTCTCCCTAATAAAACTAATTCTCCATTGGAGAACACCAGTGTTGATTATATCCCTAATCTGAAATACCTGGGAAAAAGAAGCACTTTGGAGTTTGGAgtatttgcatatacataatgaTACATCTTGGAGGCAAGCGTGATCGAGAAGGCAAATGCAGGCAaatcagctaaatgatgactaACACATATAATAATTCAGATCACTGGAGCGGTTATTAGAATGTGCATTGACACAAGTGACAAGTGTATTAAACCACAAAAATCGATGAATGGGATATACAAACTCTACTGCAGTACTCTTTTAGGGGGActaatgctgcatatttgcactttCTGGCTATTCATCAGTTTATCACTTCTCAGGAAACTGtccgacaggtcaggaatatctcagccagccttcactccatcatgcccatTGTACTGGAAGCCATTAACAGACTAACAGGGCTCTACATTCAGTTTTAGTATGGTGTACATAATAGCATATATAACCGTTTTCAGTCTTCCTAACTTAACTGGAGTACTTTACCACACTCGTATTACAGTAAAGGCatctagcaagaatgaagctgcttttgttaaccgtaagctgtgacatttcattaatgcacaagtcatctgcgATGTCACTATGAATTTTGAGGTACGTTCACATTACATACACATTTACAAGCCAATAGtctctctatactgtatataaaatccaatgtctgtctatgtgtctttccgcttttcacgagtgaactacttaatggatttagattgggttttttttccctatgatttgtttgaacattaaggttgattttgtgacttccgtCATCATAGTTCGCTtctggtaccgatttatttgcgcaaatctgagagagacacagTGGACCGAGGCTTTGCGAGGACACACCAGCTTCAGGTCGTGTACCTTACATCCACTtcgctagtgaacgagagaactacttaacggatttaggtcgggcttttttctacttttttcaaatcgcactaagaatcacagtttgcttgcaggagcgatatattcacgctaatccaagacagaggctgtgggacGAGGGGAGAGGGGAGTCGggaagggccctcctcactgtcccgtTTCACTTCTATGCAGGTGAAGGCATGGGGGACGGCTAgcgatttataaaagtaaaaagctGTCTACAATATCTAACAGTTTGCCTAATGAGCGATTTCATTTCATATTCAGAGATAATAAAGTTCATCTTCAAAATTGACCACAATGTGTCGAGTAGGCAGAAATGTTGGAAAAACGGACTTGAACTATTCAcgtaaaatgaaagacaaagcaaCCAAACTGTGAAAGTTCTTTTGTCAGACGCTTTCACCAAAAGGAACAATAAATATGGATAGCAGTCTGAAATATTCCAGATATtaacttacaaaaaaataaaaaacattctccACATTTAAGTTGCAAACTAGTAAAACACAGAGGCATAtagtcctaaaataaaatgcaaatagaaTTTGGATTTCCTTATCTAAAATTGTTTGAAATTCCAGATCATAATCTTTTGATTTAACACCAAGATTAaaggttctagccccagtagtCCGTACGTAATTGTGTGCCAGATGGACAGACATTTTATACTGGAGGACTGTTCGTCTATTTATTAACTCAATTATTTTTGTAGTTataatattttcagaaatacTTTAACACACCAACCCACAAGGTGCTctctttttaaatctaaaataaagAGAAGTTGCAATGAAAGGATTGCAAGAGATTCTGTGTATCCTTGCTGGACAgcaagaaaaactaaataaaaaaaaaaaaggtgccagagtggttcatCATAGTGAAGAACCATTTATTGTTTCTAAAAGACCCGTCCACAGGAGGTCCAGAAGGAGCCTcgatttatttagatccataacaggctccatatagCAAATACTTATGAAAAGATGGTGACAGATTTTTGAAATACCAATAGgccagattttttaaaaaggactttCACTGCATACAAGCTACGTtgaggttttcttaatctgttagtgtcctgctaagcAGCCTGCTACACTAAAGATTTCAGTTCTGGCAAGCCGCCCACACTAAAACccacattaggatgtttttcaaaagaacaaaaaaccaaaagcacatgcaaagaacccttcccagaatgaaatgaggTTTTCTTCAAGCAGTGGTTCTACAAGAAACCACACACAGCCCAGTAAAGATCCTTAAAATGCtattaaataacacatttttaagagtgtacattaCCAGCacttaatataataatttattaaatgtacTTTACAGCCCTGTGATATTCTATGCAAAAATAACAATTACCACACACGCGTCATATGTCATTGTTTGGATCCTAGGAGTCTTCAAAATGCACTTAAAACAAAAGAGTAAATCACTAAAACAACTAAACACACGCCTCTGGAACGGCAGATCAAAGTGCTTCCAGTAGTCAATCTCGTGTCATTGCGTTTACAGGAAAATGGCAAGGTTTGTATGCAGGGGCGATGgcgtcatggtggcacagtaattaGCGCTGCTGCTCTTCAGATCCAATGTTATAGGGCTGAGGTTTGTGTCCGGCCATCAccagtacattcttaaaaataagtgTCCTAAAGTAGTTTATGGCAGTGCCATATAGGCAAACAATGTTTGGTTCCCAAATGGATCATCCAcataaaggttccagaaagaacctttacttTATTTGGATTCGCAGCATATTCCATAAATTACTACGAATGGAAAGACAACAACAGATTTGTTAAATGCCAGTGTgcttatgattttaaaaggactctcgctACATACAATAATATAGTAAACCTGAACTGAGCCTGTGTTATCTGCCCGGATCCTGCTAGGTGGCCAACTATATCTGTTTTGTCCATGTCCAAACAGCCATCTTCATGTGCAAAGTATACCTTTATAGAGTGAAATGTTTAACGGTTAAGTAAGGCTTCGCGGAGGAACCGCACAACCCAGTAAAGCGCCATTACACAACCTGGATTTTTAAGAgcaggcactcatttgaagaAAAGTGCCAGAGTGGTTTATCAGAGCGATCGATGCTTTAGGTGAACCATTTttggttgcaaaaaaaaaaacaaaaaaaaactcatccaCAGGAAGTTTCGGAAAGAACCTTCATTAAGCTCTGTAACGGGTTCCATAGATTAAACATCCGTGAACAGATTCAAGGTGACTTGTGAAATCCCCATGGGTTACGTACTTTAAAACGACTCCTGGCTTCATAAATAACAAATGCCAAGTTCAGGTTTCCTTAACCTGTTAGTTTCCAGCTaacatattttaaagattttttttttccctattagGAAGTTTTATGCACGATGAACAAACTTCATGAACTTgtcacagaatgaaatggttctttgtcaagcaatataACCACCAACCCCGTAAAAGAACCATGAAATGTCATTAAAGAGCTATTGGTGCTTGCAAACTTTCCTTCTATTTTATTGGAGTCCTTATACACTACGTGACTGTTAATTTAAACTGGATTTATAGCGGACTTAATTCCGACATGTGCCGTTTCAAACTCCGAAgcccaaagaaaataaaactgtgtaGAGCGTTGCAAAATGCAATTGTGTTCGAGACGAGTTTGTGTTTCCTTCCAAAATATCTATTTTTAATACACGCCGCAAGTTCAGAAACCGAAAAGCGAAGatcaatgcatttatttttattcgcAATTTATACATGCATATAAATATGTACCGACAGTTAATGTCACCTCATACCACTAATTATACTTTCGTATAATTCATGTACGTGTGAGAAtgtgagaaaagaagaaaacgtAAAAAACAACACGTTGtcaaaaaaagcaataattaccGAATCTCCATACATAGACTTTGAGCCTTCACGTTATTCGTTTATTCAGCCTTCTGGTTTTGATGAAGTATATAG
This genomic interval carries:
- the LOC120526252 gene encoding uncharacterized protein LOC120526252 isoform X2 yields the protein MATTPVEPQLLSIARKDAQKVLEVYVKRSLSMNEGTRETVRSLGRGRSKNETVGKKTVKRSVSDTTEHLRPVLEEKHHMSTDSVHSVSTAEAETKAENSAEFERMQRKSIKKGKKTSSLFKNFISLFWRKGGDEKESELEEKPVSAPLNTPQAPSGCLPVSRQLSEEYYQPLKPQVAKPERKRSLKKTFSFKDKRQDGNNAQVKDKKHDENKAKPIKRPSFLALRGTPVKPPVRNVLPGESYYEKLSEEMVRIVKARESINVQADDVFEAESFIANDVEADGKPAHSDAFLIDQIVLLLQREGDRIDNKLKENVALSTFFKSLDYSSFQQLADRYVETEIRNQEAQGRIPELVKFAFTLDLTAKVAGICNHTVNRIMGFGNQYLQDRFTQYANSQPMDVNFTPAESIPSPD
- the LOC120526252 gene encoding uncharacterized protein LOC120526252 isoform X1 translates to MEIRPKTHTTMATTPVEPQLLSIARKDAQKVLEVYVKRSLSMNEGTRETVRSLGRGRSKNETVGKKTVKRSVSDTTEHLRPVLEEKHHMSTDSVHSVSTAEAETKAENSAEFERMQRKSIKKGKKTSSLFKNFISLFWRKGGDEKESELEEKPVSAPLNTPQAPSGCLPVSRQLSEEYYQPLKPQVAKPERKRSLKKTFSFKDKRQDGNNAQVKDKKHDENKAKPIKRPSFLALRGTPVKPPVRNVLPGESYYEKLSEEMVRIVKARESINVQADDVFEAESFIANDVEADGKPAHSDAFLIDQIVLLLQREGDRIDNKLKENVALSTFFKSLDYSSFQQLADRYVETEIRNQEAQGRIPELVKFAFTLDLTAKVAGICNHTVNRIMGFGNQYLQDRFTQYANSQPMDVNFTPAESIPSPD